The proteins below are encoded in one region of Candidatus Neomarinimicrobiota bacterium:
- a CDS encoding sigma-54-dependent Fis family transcriptional regulator, translating to MADHKIKILIIDDEKNIRLTLRDILEDEGHHVLEAGTGEDGLALLKAESVDLVLLDVRLPGMDGIEVLKGIREIDETLDVIMISGHATVGTAVDALRIGAYDFLEKPLSLARVKLAIRNLSEKQTLTKRSALIQQTQHDKYRLIGNSLQIQQVLDTARRVGPTSAKVLIRGESGTGKELVAHAIHAASPRAEDAFVKFNAAAIPSELVESELFGHEKGAFTGAVGQKKGKIEMANGGTLFLDEIGDMSMSAQAKILRVLEDGKFERVGGTQTQSVDIRLLAATNKPLEEMVSAGKFREDLFYRLNVVPINLPPLREREGDIKTLLHHFLSHYAAELSLQPKQFTRDAMNMLVGYPFPGNIRELRNLIERLYILSPNEEIDLPEVKPHLNQVVSADGDAAIFTETRLFAEAKRMFEERFLESQLRQHAGNISRTANSLGMQQSNLSRKLKELGLGKT from the coding sequence ATGGCTGATCACAAAATCAAAATTTTAATCATTGATGATGAAAAAAACATTCGTTTAACCCTCAGGGATATTCTGGAAGATGAAGGCCATCATGTTTTAGAAGCTGGGACCGGTGAAGATGGGCTGGCGCTTCTGAAGGCGGAAAGTGTGGATCTGGTTCTGCTTGATGTCCGTTTACCGGGCATGGATGGCATCGAAGTCCTAAAAGGTATTCGCGAGATAGATGAAACCCTTGATGTCATCATGATTTCTGGCCATGCCACTGTGGGAACTGCCGTGGACGCCCTGAGAATTGGCGCCTATGATTTCCTTGAAAAACCACTCTCATTGGCCCGGGTTAAATTGGCGATTCGAAATCTTTCAGAAAAGCAAACCCTGACCAAGAGATCAGCCCTTATTCAACAGACCCAGCACGATAAGTATCGTCTCATTGGTAATTCACTACAGATTCAGCAGGTCCTGGATACGGCTCGACGGGTAGGCCCTACTTCAGCAAAAGTTCTCATTAGAGGCGAAAGTGGTACTGGCAAGGAGCTGGTTGCCCACGCCATTCATGCCGCTAGTCCTCGCGCTGAGGATGCCTTTGTTAAGTTCAATGCTGCCGCCATCCCCTCTGAACTGGTTGAAAGTGAGTTGTTTGGGCATGAGAAAGGCGCCTTTACTGGAGCGGTTGGCCAGAAAAAGGGTAAAATCGAAATGGCCAATGGCGGCACTTTATTTCTTGATGAAATTGGTGATATGAGTATGTCTGCACAGGCAAAAATCCTTCGAGTTCTTGAGGATGGGAAATTTGAACGTGTCGGTGGGACTCAAACTCAGTCAGTTGATATTAGACTCTTAGCGGCCACCAATAAACCCCTTGAGGAGATGGTCTCTGCAGGCAAGTTTCGAGAGGATTTATTTTATCGTCTTAATGTGGTGCCCATTAATCTGCCCCCACTCCGTGAGAGAGAAGGCGATATAAAAACCCTCCTCCATCACTTCCTGTCCCACTATGCTGCTGAATTAAGTCTGCAACCCAAACAGTTTACCAGGGATGCCATGAATATGTTGGTTGGCTATCCCTTTCCTGGAAACATCCGTGAGCTGAGAAATCTCATCGAACGTCTATATATTCTAAGTCCCAATGAAGAGATCGATTTACCTGAAGTAAAACCACATTTGAATCAAGTCGTCTCTGCAGATGGAGATGCTGCAATCTTCACCGAAACACGCCTGTTTGCTGAAGCAAAAAGGATGTTCGAAGAACGCTTTCTGGAATCACAACTCCGTCAGCATGCCGGGAACATCAGCAGGACTGCCAACAGTTTAGGAATGCAGCAATCCAATCTCTCACGGAAGTTAAAAGAATTGGGGTTGGGCAAGACCTGA
- a CDS encoding sulfide/dihydroorotate dehydrogenase-like FAD/NAD-binding protein, with amino-acid sequence MYKIIKAEFIAPNVKSFILEAPHIAKKRQAGQFIILRVHDKGERIPITIADSNTEEGWINIIVQGLGKTSAHLNTLESGDYLQDLVGPLGLPTHIENWGTLVCMSGGVGTAEALPIAAAGKAAGNRVISIIGARNKDLIIAQDQMSEVVDEVRISTDDGSAGRHGLVTDVLQDLMDEGIKPDMIVAIGPLPMMAAVSNQTKEIGIPTMVSLNAIMVDGTGMCGACRATVGGKTVFVCVDGPEFDGHQVDFKELGSRQRMYKKQEEESHRCFLERQMKKMKAEQMKEEV; translated from the coding sequence ATGTATAAGATTATTAAAGCTGAATTCATTGCACCCAATGTGAAAAGTTTCATTCTTGAAGCTCCCCACATTGCCAAAAAACGTCAGGCCGGTCAATTTATTATTTTGCGTGTCCACGATAAGGGTGAGCGCATTCCTATTACCATCGCTGATTCAAATACCGAAGAAGGTTGGATCAACATTATTGTTCAGGGCCTGGGTAAAACCAGTGCTCATTTGAATACCTTGGAATCAGGTGACTATCTACAAGATTTGGTTGGCCCCCTGGGTCTGCCTACCCACATCGAAAATTGGGGTACCCTGGTTTGCATGAGTGGCGGCGTTGGGACTGCAGAAGCACTCCCCATAGCTGCTGCTGGAAAAGCCGCTGGCAATAGAGTGATTTCAATCATCGGTGCTCGGAATAAAGATCTCATTATCGCCCAGGATCAAATGTCTGAAGTGGTAGATGAAGTCAGAATCTCCACTGACGATGGCTCAGCTGGTCGTCATGGTCTGGTAACAGATGTGCTTCAGGATCTCATGGATGAGGGCATCAAACCTGATATGATCGTGGCCATTGGACCACTCCCAATGATGGCTGCTGTGTCCAATCAGACCAAAGAAATTGGCATCCCCACCATGGTCAGCTTGAATGCCATCATGGTTGATGGAACCGGGATGTGTGGCGCTTGCCGAGCGACAGTTGGTGGTAAGACAGTCTTTGTTTGTGTGGATGGACCTGAATTTGATGGACATCAAGTCGATTTTAAAGAATTGGGTAGCCGTCAGAGAATGTACAAGAAGCAGGAAGAAGAATCTCATAGGTGCTTCCTGGAAAGACAGATGAAAAAAATGAAAGCCGAACAAATGAAAGAGGAGGTCTGA
- a CDS encoding carbohydrate binding family 9 domain-containing protein, producing the protein MKYIKALILGLLFIISTSIAEEKKSVFTTKTSKIPTIDGRIEESVWETVEPATDFYRFEPESGGHAPVKTEIRILYDDVTFYVAAKMFDLDPSSIAAQLGKRDDDDVVADWIGLWINPFNDGANELIFMVTSAGVQVDRKTTPNSNDSNWNPVWESAARIDADGWSVEMAIPFSQMRFPAKDIQIWGFNIGRYRTSSREMYTWTLLDKEMGNYAQQVGLLKGIQNLETPLRLSFTPYASVSSDRYPVDQGGMASSTSYRGGMDLQYGINESFTLDMTLIPDFGQVQSDNIELNLSPFEIQYNEHRPFFTEGTQLLQKAGLFYSRRVGSKPVRYWQVADEEILEQGESIKANPDITQLINATKVTGQTVNGLGLGFFNAITAPVHAVIEDSLGGEREYLTNPATNYNLIVVSKNLQNGSEFSVTNSNVLRFSGDDSTKDFNNANVTGYETRLYTSDSKWRFQSSGAFSYLSYPDSNSTGHHYFVRVSEVQGVAKYGVGYAVESEFYNPNDLGFLRQANEVEQYAWVELQTINPVWKVNDARIEISGFYAQLFNPRVYTHLGIRADYNMTFKNYYSMGGGAAWNPREGHDYYETRVDDRYFTTPKGFDTHLWLASNYTKPFSMSGWAGISAVTRRGSQWRGGGLDPRWRINNQFMIQYGFEKHYRSNNHGFADFDANDDPIFGKRDHITTTNTIYTQYIVSRNLESDIRFRHYRSTVEYKEFFDLMDDGNLSPSSFSGDLNTAFNALTIDAVMTWRFAPGSELTLAWKNAIYSDGDTEDLEKNYFEDLQDVWNQDQSNSISLKLLYYVDSWALRHRLK; encoded by the coding sequence TTGAAATACATCAAAGCCCTGATACTGGGCCTATTGTTTATTATAAGTACCTCCATCGCAGAAGAGAAAAAGAGTGTCTTCACTACCAAGACCTCGAAAATCCCTACCATTGATGGTCGGATTGAAGAGTCAGTCTGGGAAACCGTAGAACCAGCGACTGACTTTTATCGATTTGAACCAGAGAGTGGGGGACATGCCCCGGTTAAAACAGAGATACGCATTCTGTATGATGATGTAACCTTCTATGTGGCCGCCAAAATGTTTGATTTAGATCCTTCAAGCATTGCTGCCCAATTGGGAAAAAGAGATGATGATGATGTGGTTGCCGACTGGATTGGCCTATGGATCAATCCCTTTAATGATGGTGCCAATGAGCTCATCTTTATGGTAACCTCAGCAGGCGTCCAGGTGGATCGGAAAACTACCCCCAATTCCAATGACTCCAATTGGAACCCTGTTTGGGAAAGTGCCGCAAGAATTGATGCCGATGGTTGGTCAGTTGAAATGGCCATCCCTTTTAGTCAAATGCGTTTCCCAGCCAAGGATATACAGATCTGGGGCTTCAACATTGGCAGATACAGGACTTCTTCTCGAGAGATGTATACCTGGACCCTTCTGGATAAGGAAATGGGTAATTATGCCCAGCAGGTAGGTTTATTGAAGGGCATTCAAAATCTGGAAACACCACTACGTCTATCCTTCACACCCTACGCATCTGTCTCTTCTGACCGTTATCCTGTGGATCAGGGTGGCATGGCATCCTCAACGTCCTATCGTGGGGGAATGGATCTCCAGTATGGGATCAATGAAAGCTTTACGCTCGATATGACGCTTATTCCCGATTTTGGACAGGTCCAATCTGATAATATCGAACTCAATCTTTCCCCCTTTGAAATACAGTACAATGAACATCGCCCCTTTTTTACAGAGGGAACTCAACTTCTGCAAAAAGCTGGTTTATTCTATTCCCGACGGGTCGGTTCCAAGCCTGTTCGTTACTGGCAAGTGGCTGATGAAGAGATTTTAGAACAAGGGGAATCTATCAAGGCCAACCCGGATATTACTCAATTGATCAATGCTACCAAGGTTACCGGGCAAACGGTGAACGGGCTGGGTCTTGGTTTTTTCAATGCCATCACTGCTCCAGTCCATGCAGTCATTGAAGATTCTCTCGGCGGTGAACGAGAGTACCTCACAAACCCTGCCACCAATTATAATTTGATTGTAGTCAGTAAAAACCTGCAGAATGGATCCGAGTTTAGTGTGACAAACTCGAATGTGTTACGATTTTCAGGGGATGACTCCACCAAGGATTTCAATAATGCCAATGTTACAGGATATGAGACACGGCTTTACACCAGCGATTCAAAATGGCGGTTTCAATCTTCAGGAGCTTTCAGTTATTTGAGCTATCCTGACAGCAATTCAACTGGACATCATTATTTTGTGAGGGTGTCTGAAGTACAAGGTGTTGCCAAATATGGTGTGGGCTATGCAGTAGAGAGCGAATTTTACAATCCCAATGATTTGGGATTTCTGCGACAAGCCAATGAGGTGGAGCAATATGCCTGGGTGGAACTTCAAACCATCAATCCAGTGTGGAAAGTGAATGATGCCAGGATAGAAATCAGTGGTTTTTACGCACAACTTTTCAATCCACGGGTCTATACCCATCTTGGTATTCGGGCAGATTATAATATGACCTTCAAGAACTACTACTCCATGGGAGGTGGAGCAGCCTGGAACCCACGAGAAGGACATGATTATTACGAAACCCGGGTAGATGATCGCTATTTTACGACGCCCAAGGGATTTGATACCCATTTATGGCTAGCATCAAACTACACCAAACCCTTTTCTATGAGTGGTTGGGCAGGGATTTCAGCGGTAACACGCCGTGGAAGCCAGTGGCGGGGTGGGGGTTTAGATCCCAGGTGGAGGATCAATAACCAGTTCATGATCCAGTATGGGTTTGAAAAGCATTACCGTTCAAACAATCATGGATTTGCTGATTTTGATGCCAATGATGACCCAATCTTTGGGAAACGGGATCACATCACCACCACCAATACCATTTATACTCAATATATCGTTAGTAGAAATCTGGAATCTGATATCCGTTTTCGCCACTACCGCTCCACTGTGGAATACAAAGAATTCTTCGATCTCATGGACGATGGAAATTTGTCCCCCAGCAGTTTTTCGGGTGACCTCAATACGGCATTTAATGCACTGACCATTGATGCAGTTATGACCTGGCGTTTTGCACCTGGAAGCGAATTAACCCTGGCCTGGAAGAATGCCATCTACTCAGATGGAGATACTGAGGATCTGGAGAAAAATTACTTCGAGGATCTTCAGGATGTATGGAATCAGGATCAGAGCAATAGTATTTCTCTTAAACTATTATACTATGTTGACTCCTGGGCACTTAGACATCGCCTAAAATAA